The following proteins are encoded in a genomic region of Haloarcula marina:
- a CDS encoding L-threonylcarbamoyladenylate synthase, whose product MSDDAIAAATDAIRRGDLVVYPTETVYGLAADATDAAAVERVFEAKGRSRDKPVSLAVPDVETALDYTRSSEREERFMREFLPGPVTVVVEKREAVPDALTAGRDRVGVRVPDHPVALALLREIAPLTATSANVSGNPSARTVDDLDEIRDRAAVVLDGGETGGTGSTVVDVSAGTIHRRGARADEVAAWLDSQE is encoded by the coding sequence GTGAGCGACGACGCTATCGCCGCGGCGACCGACGCGATTCGACGGGGCGACCTCGTGGTGTATCCGACGGAGACGGTGTACGGACTGGCGGCCGACGCGACCGACGCCGCGGCCGTCGAACGCGTCTTCGAGGCGAAGGGACGGAGTCGGGACAAACCCGTCTCGCTCGCCGTGCCGGACGTGGAGACGGCGCTCGACTACACCCGCTCGAGCGAGCGCGAGGAGCGGTTCATGCGCGAGTTCCTCCCCGGACCGGTCACCGTCGTGGTCGAGAAACGCGAGGCGGTGCCCGACGCGCTGACCGCCGGACGGGACCGGGTCGGCGTCCGCGTCCCCGACCACCCGGTCGCGCTCGCCCTCCTCCGGGAAATCGCACCGCTGACGGCCACCAGCGCGAACGTCTCGGGCAACCCCAGCGCCCGCACGGTCGATGACCTCGACGAGATACGGGACCGCGCCGCCGTGGTGCTGGACGGTGGCGAGACGGGCGGGACTGGCTCTACCGTGGTGGACGTCTCCGCCGGAACCATCCATCGGCGGGGCGCTCGTGCGGACGAGGTGGCGGCGTGGCTCGATTCACAGGAGTGA